The stretch of DNA AGGGAAGCACATTTTATGAGGTGTAGATTGAGGGGTGTTGATGGAGATAATGGGAGTTAACATGCCCCCAAGACATCCCTGGTGCCTCCACTATTTTTAGTACTCATTATGTGCAAGGTCTGTGCTACATGCTttccatgcattatctcatttagttctcaaagAGGCTTGTGAGGTAGGCAATATTAAGATCCCcatttatagctgaggaaactgagctctgatcacagagaagttaagtaaattgcctaAGATCATACCAAGCAGGCTGCAGGGCCACGGTCTGAACTCTTGACGTAAAGAACATAGACTCCGGAGTGAGGctgtctggatttgaatcctggctcagctAGGAAACTTTCTGGGTAAGGTTTCTTAATATATCTCGGCCTATCTCTTCATTTGCAGAGTGCGGAAGAATAACAGCACCTACCTTATAGGAATGctgtgttaaatgaatgaaggctTGTACAGTACACGGCACACACAAAACTCAACATAACAATaatatgtcattattattatttctcttaatgATTACCCTATTCTTCTATCTTCTGCATTCTGTACTGTTGTTCCCAAACACTGGCTTATTCGCTGTAGCAAATGGTCCCCCAGATTTGCAGATGTGAAAGCCAGCAGCGCATCAAAAACTCCAGGGGAGCACAGAATCGTAGAATTAAGAGCGGCCccacctcattttacagctgagaggATGAAGTCAGGGGAGGTTAAAGGAACACGGCCACATGCACATGCGGCTAGTATGTGGTAGAGCAAGAACTCAGTCCCAGGGGTCTGACATCCAGCCCTCGCTCTGGACTCCACGCAGTGGCAACTCTGTAGCTCAGCTCATCGTGTGAACCTCTGCTAAtagcacacagaagaaagcacCTGGACCTAAAGCAGCGTTCCCACGTTCCGGTCCTGGTTACTTCACTTTCCCATGTTCCGGTCCTGATTACTTCACTTACCATATCTCCTGGGGCCAGTCACTTCTTTGGACTTCAGTTTGGACccagaaaatagtaataataatacctactttgtCTGTAGCAAGAGGTTGTtgtgaaaaatcaaatgagatcataATTGAGATAAGATGTGACATAAATGTAAGGTAACTTTCTAAGTTCCTAACCCCTGTTTGATTTGAAGCTTGTCAAGGGCAAGAattgtgtttttattctgtttataacCTCATTCTCCTTCGTGTACAGAGCTACCACTGAAATGTGCATGTTTGACGTTCTGGCTTTAGAATTTCTGTGAATCTGTAATCTGGACTGAAGACCGTGCTTTTGCTATGTTAACCCTGGCCCTTTCTCCAGACTTACCTTGGATCCTCTTGGCCAGCTCGCGAGTGAAAAGCAAATTGGCCAGCTTGCTGTGGCAATAAGCAAAACCCCATCTGTAGGGCTCCTCACCGCGGAAGTTGTGGAAGTGAATCTTGCCAAGGTGGTGGGTCACTGATGACAAGTTCACCACCCGTGCAGGAGCAGACTCCTTCAGCCGCTCCAGGAGCAAGTAGGTGAGAAGGAAGTGGCCTGCGAGGAGAACCAGCAGGGCAGATTGAAGAGCAGAATGGCAGCCCAGGCTCAGGGCGTGGGAGCTGATGAGAGGACTTTGGCATTAGCTCACTATCTTCTGAACGTGAAGAAATTTTGATGCCAAGAGTAATTCAGTGTTAATGGTCTGTCAGTCTGAGATTCCTCAAGGCAAGGGCAGCACTAGATGATAGCTAAGGGAATACAGACTTAATCTGTACTTATTTGTACTTCTGCCCTTGCCCCAGTCAGGAGAAATGCCACCTGCTGGCTTCCAGTCCCCCTCTGGCCATGATCACACAACTATGGGCCcaggcacacacatatacagaagGAAGGCTGGGATAGTTAGGAAAAACATCACTTGCCTAGCATCAGAGGACATGATCCATGATCTCCTCATTAGAGCCATCACCTTGGACTCAGAACCCCAGCCTCTCTCACCTCAAGTCCTCAAGATCTGCCTCCTCCATGGACCAACCCTTGGCTTGCTTAGCCCTCAGTTACAGATCTGACCCCTCCTGCCAAACACAGACTCCTGCACCCCCCACACTGGGCCCTGCTTGGGAAGCCTTGCACTCCCTCGGCCCCATCCAAGAATGACATTATTCTCCCTAGCATCTCCCGAGTTTTGAGGTTTCTTAATGGTATGGACAGGAGGAGCTCATCTTTTTGTACTGGTCAGGAGAGGGACAGTGAACAAAAAACCATTATGTCCAGTGTATTGGAATTCTGGGCTCTATGAGGACCATTGGAGATTCTCAGCTCTAGTATAGGCTTATTTCCCCACAGAGAACAAGATGGGGTATGCCTCTCTTTTCAATCACTCAAAGACACTTACCCAGGTGGTTGACCCCCAGGTTGATTTCAAAGCCATCAGTTGTCTTGGAATGTGAAAACATCATCACTCCTGCATTGTTGATCAGAATATGGAGGTGCTTTTCCTCTATAGGGCAAAACCAAGGAGAACCTGTAGTTACAAACAAGTCTGCTAGCTGCCTATCATAGTCCTGAGTATTTGCTCCTTGCCTTTGGACCTATCTCAATGATATTCAGTAAGTACTGTCATTGGGTTTATAATTTTAGTTACTGATAGCTCCCTGGACaccattcattcagcaactgAGCATTGAGTACTGACTCTGGGCCAGGCCCAttctgctgggcactgggcacaCAGTGGTGCAACAAGACAGACACGGGCACAAagtggtaaacaaaacagacacggTCCCTGTCCCTCATAGATTTCATAGTCCTTGCTAAAAGCTGGTCATTTTCCAAGATACAGAAGAATTTTGGCAGCAGCAAAACCTCATTTAATGCATGTTGCCACAGAAGGTTGATTTTCAGGATGAAAGAAAAGAGTGACATCAGGGCCACACCTTGATGCCAAGGTGCAAGCCCAGACAGGGAGCTGACACCTCCAACATTCCCATTGCTGAAGCGAAAAGACGATAAGGATCCTGCGCAGCTTGTCATCCTGTCATCCTCTTGCTAATTCCCTGCCATGCTGGTTCATGTGGCAGAATCTGTCCATTGGGATTGGTGATGGTTCTGATACAAGAGTCAGAGATGTTCCAGGGTAGAGCAACCACTTTCACATCCAACACTTGCTTGTCTAGCTACCTGCCAGGGTCTCACCTGCCAGAAAGCCCTCAGCAAAGGCTCGGATGGATCTGGTATCGGATAGGTCCAGTTTCCGCACCAGCACCTGGGAGTTCTTTGTATCAGCTCGAATTTCACTGGCAGCAGACTCCCCCTTCAGTACATCTCGGCAGGCAATGTATACTCGGGCTCCTGGGACCAAAACAGAGAGGCAATGTGTTCAGACCCTAGACTGAAAAACAGTATAGTAAGTGAGCTTGGGACTGGTGGCGAGAGCCTCCTCCCAGCCATCCCTAAGCAGTGAGAGGCTATATTGCCACTTCAGGGTTCTCACAGCAGTCTTCTTGCTGCAGCTTACCCCCAGCCTAGGAACCTTGGTTTTTACACCCTGATATTTAATGTTGCTTAGTATCTCCTTTCAGAATCACTGACTTGACCAATATCCTACAGACatcattgttttccttattttatataataggaaaggagcaggaagggaggaaggaaggtttaTTTAAGGCCATAGAGTAAGTTGTGCCAGAGGTGGACTTGAATCCCAGTTTCCTTGAATTCCTGGCTAGAACCCCCAAgcccagaaggaaagagaaggaaatgcgGGCAGAGCCTCCAGTGAGAAAGGCAGGAGGCGCTGCCCTGTGGACACAGAAGCGGAAGGACTTGCCTCTGCGAGCGAGCTCTCTGGCTGTCTCCTTGCCGATGCCCGTGTTGGCGCCGGTGATCACCACTACCTTCCCGGGAACCTGCACAGTTGTTCTGCAAACCCCACCAGCAAAGAACTTCCtgtaggcaagggaaacaaaagcattTACTCACCACCTCCCCAGTCCCTGACTGAGATACATAAAGTCCATTCAGCCTCAAAGAGGGATTTCTTTCAGTTGTTGTCAGGAGGCCTAAAGAAGCTAATCTTCAAGGGACAACATTTTCCCAGTGGGCAAAGGAGCCTCCTGCTCATCAGCTCAGCCTGGACGGTCATGTGCTCAGAAGCTGCAAAGGGTCCTCCGGACAAACAGAACAAATGCTCTTGAGTGAGGGCCAATGGAGAGCTTCCTTGTTAGATAAGAAAGATATCTAGCTCTGTCTCTAGAGATTCCCAGAGGACAGCGACCTCCTCTACcctgcattaaaaatatatgggTGATGAGCGTTACTGGAATCAGTGGTCCTGAGCCCTAGGTCTTCAATAAGCATCAACCAATGAACAGTACCTCCAGGGGTCCCATATACAAATACAGCTCTCGGGCTGCCTCTCCAGCTTTAGAGAGCTAGTATCTTCAGAGGCTTTCTGCCATCCTACTGAGAGTACATTCTAGCCATCAGCACACAGAAAGAAAACCTCCCTTGTTCAGATCTCTGTGCAGAGAGCATCCTTTCACATAAAGTTGACTTGACAAGTTCCAAAAAACAGGATGGGAGGGCAGCAGAACTAATATTTCCTGAGCATCATCTGACTTCCAGGCCCTAGGCTAGCACTTTCCACAGGGAATTTATTTTAATCCTCTCAACCACTCCATTATATCTTTCATATtacagtggagaaagcagaggctCAAAGACGTTCAAGTCACATGCTAATGGTGGCAAAaatggaatttgaacccaggtttctATGCCAGGACTTAGAACAGCACTCTGTCCCTTATATGTCCATTTAACCTTCTTTATCATcagcaattttaaaattctctattcagaacacacatttctttctgaaatttttcatgAAATCCCACAGCAAAAGAGCCATCCCAAAACATTAGTTGAGGGTCTCAAAGGGAAGagagtctgtttccttcccccaAATGCCTGGTATTTAACAATGAGTCCCTGGGCAATGACTACCCTTGGTAACCCAGCCCGGACACCTTGACTATGGACAGTAAAGAAAGGGAGACCTTCAGAGAAACCCAAGGGAATAGAGTGACAGAGCAAGGACTCCCACCTAAGTTGTCTGTCAAGCTACCTAACAGAGTCATCCACTCAGCCTTCCACTAGCATCAGAATTCaaaccagcccctcctctcccagccccaggtgATTCCTTCTCATTTTCCACCATTGTATCCGTAACCAcctcctttcttcctggttttttttgCCCTGACTTTCTCTCCCttggcctccttccctctctcttctttcagcaGCCAATAATTCATCTACTTACAAGCTCTCTGGCTCCAAATTCAGGGCTTTGTAAAATACGGCACAAGTTCCTGAATTAAGACAAACCTGATGGATGGAGCTGTCACATACAGCAAAGAAAAGACGGAGGTGAGCAGTCCCAAGATAgccagcatattttcaaattctttagtTGCTGCTGCTTTAGCAAAAGCAACTTAGACTCCAACTCTGGGTCGGGCTCCTGGTCTGATTCAACTCTTGGCTGCTTcttgctgcttctttctcctctaGCTCATCTCTCTCCTGGGAGCTCAGCAACAGCCTGGCTGTAGGTGTAGCCCAGAATCCTATTTAAATCCGAAAGCTGTCAGAGCACAGCCTGCTGGGAGATGTAGTTctgggggaggaggatggaggaaagaggggaACCTCACACTTACTGGCAAAGAGAACGAGGGGAAATGAAACAACTGCCCCCAACTCTCCCATCCTCAATTATTTCTTATCTAGGAAATGTGTTCTCCCAACCCCCATCACCACCTCTCCTCCTGCAGGATAGAATATTTTAACTTTAGCAAAAGACACCATGATACTTGAAATACATGTGTGATTAAAAcagagagacaagaaagagaCCCCCAGAAGAATGGTGAGAGAAGCCAGGAGAGTAGTTTCCCTTGGTGGGGAAGGGCTACAGACTGGGAGGGGGCGTGTTGGGAATCCTGGGGTTCTGGTGGTGTTCTGTTCTTTGAGgtgggtgctggttacacaggtgtgctcactttgtgaaaattcattgagtcATCCACTTGATTTGTGCATGTTTCAGAGTTTAATGTTACACTTCAATGAAGttaacacacacatgtacatgctGAGGAAAGGGTATAGTGTCTCAGTGCATGGGCTCTAGAGTGGACTCTGTGGTTCAAATCCCAGTGTATCTGCTGACAAGCTCCatggccctgggcaagttactaaacctctctgttaactcagtttcctcacctttacAATGGGTATGGTAAAAATATATACCGACCTGTTTAAAGTATTAAACTAATTAAATAGGTAGAAAACTTGAGACAGAAACTAGCACGTAGTAAACACTGCATAAGAGTTGGCTGTTATGATTAGCTTTATTGATTCCTATCTCCCTTGCTATCCCGCTCACTTTACACAAGGGTTTGGCGTAGAAAAGGGAGAGGTAATGAATGAGGGTGACGTTTCAGTTGAAGGCTATTAAAGATgagggaaacacaagaaaaaaagctggcaGAAACTCTCAGAGCACTCTGGAGGTGTgtgaggggatggggggaggatAAGAGGATTCACAGCCCTTGCTCAATGAATATTTCGCTCCTAAAAAGGATGACAGGCACAGAGTTAGGACAGGACTCTAAGTTTCATGGCCCAGTTCTGCTCTTTCCTATGAAGTTAGAGGAGACTCCAGGAAGACACATGTGATGAAAGAAGACTCCTGTGGCAGGCAGGTGCCCACTCCCTCCATTCATTTAACACATACCTCCTGAGCACTTCTtggtgccaggcattgtgccaagTACTCCAAAGACACTGTTCTCGCCCCTTCAGAATCTCACGGACCTGATGAACAGAACAAGGAGTAATCAGAAAATACCTAAGGGAAATCTCTCTTGACTCCAAAGTTGCCTCCCCcatctcttcctgcttctctagctctgGCTTCAGTCCACTGCAGAGACCTCAGAGGACCAGAAGCTGCAGAGCAGGTCTTGCTGCTGGTGCGCCCCAATGCCTCTCTCCTAGAAGCTGATGTCCACTGGgccagcatggccctgctgatTGGACAGGTCCTTTTCCCCCATTCCTGTTGGCACCGGGTGTGTAGCATCTTATAGATTATCTGTGAAAACACGATCTGTGGCTGTTTTATGATTAGAGTCCTCCCCAGCCCTGATTATATGGCCAGAGATATAGACACAATGCCATACCATGCAAGGGAAAGTACATCTAAGAACCTCAAATCTGGGTACATTTGTACTAATGTCTCTGGGCTCCCCACCGCTACTGAATCAAATCCAAGATCCCCTGCATTTGTGGAGATGATACTCAACTTATCTAGAGTTTGTCTGGGAGACAGAGAGCCCTAAAGAACACCACTTAGTGCTCTGGAGCAGCAAAGAGAAGATATTAGAAGGAATATAAGGCATCTAGAATTATGGAAATACACAGATAGTTTGCTAAAAAcatatgttaaatattataaTCCAAAGACCACCATCAGGTGATTGATTAGTCCTACCAAATGTAAAACTATGTTACAGagctataataatttaaatagtgTGGTATAGGCAGGTGAATAGTCAGACAAACCAATAGAATGGAATGGAAAGCcaaaaaatagacataaatacATATGGAAATTTAGATATAATAAAACACTATTTCAAATCAGTGCAGGGAATAGGGGAGATGGATTACGTAATAAAGTATTATAACACCCAGGTATCCAGTTGGGAAAAAGTAAGTTTGATTCTTACCTTACTTTTTACACCAAAATTTCAAATTgataaaagatacaaatatgaaaaatggaACCATTAAAGTATTAGGAAGAATGGttggacaaattttaaaataattttagagtgTTAAGACCTTTCTAATAAGATGGGAAACccagaaatcaaaaaaaaaaaaatacaaaaaaagctTCATGACAAAAACCACCATACACAAGtcaagacaaaagagaaacttGGGGGAATTGTTCACAACTATTGTAGACAAGAGTCTGATTTATTTAGTGTATAAAGAACTGTTataaatcactaagaaaaagaataaacaatccAGCTGAAATaacaatttacagaaaaggaaatacaagtgGCTCTTCAACCTCACTCATAATaagagagatgcaaattaaaattgcaGTGGCAGCCACTTTCCACTTctcagattggcaaagatcaaAATTATTATAACACGGTCCACTGATGAGAGTGTGAGGAAAGTGACGCACTGCCAGTGGGAAACTTGACAGTTACAGCCTCCAGAGAGAGGGGCAGTAACAGTTAACAAAACAAAGTGTGTACCTTTTGACCTAGACATTCCACTTTACGTATTTATAAGGTTGTCATTGCAGCACTGTGTGTAATAGCAAAAATTTGGAAACCTTCTAAATGTCCAATAACAATAGCacaggaaaacaatggaaaatagtACAGGCATACAgttgtaaaaaagaataaattttttaacatattgatATGGAGAAATCTTTGCAATATATTAGCTGAAAAACCAAGGAGCAAAACAGAGTTTATAATATGTTACTATTTGGAAGATATGGACATATTTCCATTGTATACTAGTCCAGCCTTAGCAGCAGTTTTGCcttccacggtttcagttactCACAGTTgactgcagtctgaaaatattaaatgggaatttccagaaataaataatttataagttttaactTGCTCTCGCTATTCTGAGGAGCACGATGAAATCTTGAAccatcctgcttcctcctcccggGGATGTGAATCGTCACTTTGTCTGGTGTATCCACGCCGTATACCGCTACCTACACCCTCACATTAGTCATTTGGAAGTGGATTCGAAATGACTGtcgtggtatcacagtgcttgtgttcaagtaacctttattttacttaatcatgaccccaaagcacaagaatagtgatgctgtcaattcggatatgccaaagagaagccgtaaagagctttctttaagtgaaaaggtgaaagttttccacttaataaggaaagaaaaaaagtcatatgtTGAGGTTGCTGAGATCTACAGTAAGAAGcttctatccatgaaattgtgaagaaggaaaaagaacttCATGCTGgttttgctgttgcacctcaaatatgtatgtataggaaaa from Equus quagga isolate Etosha38 unplaced genomic scaffold, UCLA_HA_Equagga_1.0 220_RagTag, whole genome shotgun sequence encodes:
- the LOC124233766 gene encoding retinol dehydrogenase 12-like — encoded protein: MLAILGLLTSVFSLLYVTAPSIRKFFAGGVCRTTVQVPGKVVVITGANTGIGKETARELARRGARVYIACRDVLKGESAASEIRADTKNSQVLVRKLDLSDTRSIRAFAEGFLAEEKHLHILINNAGVMMFSHSKTTDGFEINLGVNHLGHFLLTYLLLERLKESAPARVVNLSSVTHHLGKIHFHNFRGEEPYRWGFAYCHSKLANLLFTRELAKRIQGTGVTTYAVHPGIVRSELARHSFLCCLCWRLFSYFLKSVQEGAQTSLHCALAEGLEPLSGKYFSDCKRTWVSPRARDNKTAQRLWNVSCELLGIQWE